A window from Verrucomicrobiia bacterium encodes these proteins:
- a CDS encoding LamG-like jellyroll fold domain-containing protein has product MKTRAHSLVRLACMKIAPWCLAPGLVAAAPSIEISRFAAVGLLPAGNLPSRVAVGDFNRDGKPDLAVANSGSQNISLFENLGLHPLSSNTFSAPILLSGPVASEVPYKVEVADINGDGWDDLLTANRSLNTVSVFCNAAHTGSVSAASFEAPVDLVTGSFPMAVAVRDLDGDGRPEIITANFEGQSISVLKNLGSGADVTSASFAGHIDFPAGSGAANLACADFDGDSKLDIAVVNFKDTMVSILKNTTASNTISSSSFAFAASLPAPLSCEGIAVGDLDRDGRIDLVAGASLEGQRIAIYRNTSFPGHLESISFEPRHDLETGGWTHSVELSDLNRDGKLDIAGVTEQQSHLFIFENRSEPGESPTNWFGTRLDLATGLNAWGLSVSDLDGDLRPDIVLCNAYDNNVGMYRNELPLTPGGTACTPAPSGLSGWWAGDHSADDGIDGHHGVLLNNAGFAAGVVGSALSFDGNNQAVRIPHSAALSTPSYTVEAWIRPAGQVNDAIDQELIFGQSFGFPQLVVRRGVSGVRLSWQFGTDMFSFYEVEAPEEIPIGQFTHVAGTWDGIALQLYVNGILTATSTPGTVPVDSGCDFFIGGFHSEGEECGYVGQFFNGVIDELTMYSSALASSDIHAIYDAGAFGKCRPIVGTPLPVIAVQPHSTNVFEGERASFSIAFQSAAPASVRWQFNGTNIPIGTTATYTILNAQAAHEGEYRAVISNAGGSVTSIVARLTTKPGPNCTPVAQGLVGWWRFEDDLLDSWGTNDFLESTLVSGFVSGKVGRAFHVWSGRLNSFVFVPHTSSLNLTEAISVEAWVQPGVPSSAQTILSKSDPGMTTGFAFGITNARPYFAIGSGTAGSATVIAPAALPSAAWNYVTATFNGAMLKLYTNGAVAATAPHAAAIAANQSNMIIGPQAGASPFSGSVVVDELALHRRALAAEEIREIFNSSRSGRCLPPPQVVSNPLSQAIPEGEDLLLQVTATGGKPVSYQWSFNRTNIPHATGRTLHIPRIEAAQAGFYSVSISNRTGMVVSSSAHVKVVAANSCMESPAGLLAWWPGDGSTIEIVSGRTATALGARYSTGKVAQAFNLTGGGIRLPHYPELEGFAEASFSLEAWVRLSTNPTIRWLGTPEFVIADNRGVAIPQPPTPETASYVFAVNNGQLVFSFESAGPLPKVTSQSVSGGPELRDGVYHHVAVSFQRGATNQCILYVDGRVVASVKSTNLFRGTIPNLGPAFLGQRSFSFYPKPAGPQFGELDELALYDRALHGAEIEAIARNGRAGKCKELPSIIVQPAEESVRANLQFVANERVVEFSGSPDGFYHVQMSTNLVDWVTIGTAVRVNGARFQFVHADAKAEPSCFYRFIEAGH; this is encoded by the coding sequence ATGAAAACTCGAGCCCACTCACTCGTCCGGCTGGCTTGCATGAAGATTGCACCGTGGTGTCTCGCACCAGGTCTTGTTGCGGCCGCGCCGTCCATCGAGATCTCTCGCTTCGCTGCAGTTGGTCTCCTTCCCGCCGGCAATCTCCCGTCGCGCGTCGCGGTGGGTGACTTCAACCGGGACGGAAAACCTGATCTTGCCGTTGCAAATTCGGGATCCCAAAATATATCGCTGTTTGAAAACCTGGGATTGCATCCGCTGAGTTCCAATACGTTTTCTGCGCCGATCCTCCTTTCGGGGCCGGTTGCCAGCGAAGTCCCATACAAGGTTGAGGTCGCGGACATTAACGGCGACGGGTGGGATGATTTGTTAACAGCAAACCGCAGCTTGAATACGGTTTCCGTGTTCTGCAATGCGGCGCACACCGGGAGCGTGAGCGCGGCATCCTTTGAAGCGCCCGTGGACCTCGTCACGGGTTCCTTCCCAATGGCCGTTGCTGTGCGCGATCTGGATGGGGACGGGCGTCCCGAAATCATCACAGCCAACTTCGAGGGCCAGTCGATTTCGGTATTGAAGAATCTTGGCAGCGGCGCTGATGTGACGTCTGCATCATTTGCCGGGCACATCGATTTTCCTGCGGGATCAGGAGCCGCGAACCTCGCATGTGCAGATTTCGACGGCGATTCAAAGCTCGACATCGCGGTGGTTAACTTCAAGGACACGATGGTTTCCATCCTGAAGAACACGACGGCTTCCAATACGATCTCTTCCAGCTCGTTTGCCTTCGCCGCCAGCTTGCCAGCGCCTCTCAGTTGCGAAGGCATTGCAGTGGGCGATTTGGACCGGGATGGACGTATCGATCTGGTTGCGGGCGCGTCGCTTGAGGGACAGCGCATTGCTATTTACCGGAACACAAGTTTTCCAGGACATCTGGAATCCATTTCGTTCGAGCCCAGGCATGATCTCGAAACTGGTGGCTGGACGCACAGTGTTGAACTTTCTGACCTCAACCGGGATGGGAAGCTGGATATCGCCGGGGTTACAGAGCAGCAAAGCCATCTGTTCATCTTCGAGAATCGCAGTGAGCCTGGGGAATCGCCTACCAACTGGTTTGGGACTCGACTGGACCTGGCCACGGGTCTCAATGCCTGGGGATTGTCGGTATCCGATCTCGATGGCGATTTGCGTCCAGACATTGTCCTTTGCAACGCATATGACAACAACGTCGGAATGTATCGCAACGAGCTGCCTTTGACACCCGGTGGAACCGCTTGTACGCCGGCCCCGTCCGGCCTCAGCGGTTGGTGGGCGGGAGACCATTCGGCTGATGATGGTATCGATGGCCACCATGGAGTCCTGTTGAACAATGCTGGTTTCGCTGCTGGCGTGGTCGGTTCAGCACTGTCATTTGATGGCAACAACCAAGCCGTTCGAATCCCGCATTCAGCCGCTCTCTCAACTCCCAGTTACACAGTCGAGGCTTGGATCCGGCCTGCTGGGCAGGTGAATGATGCCATCGACCAGGAATTAATTTTCGGCCAGAGCTTTGGCTTTCCGCAATTGGTGGTTCGAAGAGGAGTCAGCGGTGTTCGGCTCTCGTGGCAGTTCGGAACAGACATGTTCAGCTTTTATGAGGTGGAAGCTCCGGAGGAGATTCCGATCGGACAGTTTACCCACGTTGCAGGAACTTGGGATGGAATCGCGCTGCAATTGTATGTGAATGGAATTTTGACGGCGACAAGCACGCCTGGAACGGTGCCCGTGGACTCAGGATGCGATTTCTTCATAGGCGGCTTTCACAGTGAAGGCGAAGAATGCGGTTATGTCGGTCAGTTCTTTAATGGTGTCATCGACGAACTCACGATGTACAGCAGCGCGCTTGCATCATCGGACATCCATGCCATCTACGACGCGGGAGCGTTTGGCAAATGCCGCCCCATCGTGGGGACACCCTTGCCTGTGATCGCGGTTCAACCTCACAGCACCAATGTGTTCGAAGGTGAACGCGCTTCTTTCAGCATCGCGTTTCAAAGCGCCGCTCCAGCGAGCGTCCGATGGCAATTCAACGGCACAAACATACCGATCGGAACAACCGCGACTTACACAATCCTTAACGCACAAGCTGCCCACGAGGGCGAGTACCGTGCCGTTATCAGCAATGCTGGCGGTTCGGTAACGAGCATTGTCGCCCGATTGACGACTAAACCCGGTCCCAATTGCACCCCCGTCGCACAGGGATTGGTCGGTTGGTGGCGATTTGAAGACGATCTGCTCGACTCATGGGGAACCAACGATTTCCTTGAATCGACGCTGGTCAGCGGCTTTGTGTCAGGGAAGGTGGGTCGCGCGTTCCATGTATGGAGCGGTCGCTTGAACTCCTTTGTATTCGTTCCGCACACCTCGTCGTTGAATTTGACCGAGGCTATTTCAGTGGAGGCGTGGGTGCAGCCGGGTGTGCCGAGCTCGGCCCAAACCATCCTGAGCAAAAGCGATCCTGGGATGACAACCGGTTTCGCGTTCGGAATAACAAATGCGCGTCCGTACTTTGCGATTGGATCGGGAACGGCGGGATCCGCGACTGTGATTGCGCCCGCCGCGCTCCCGTCCGCCGCATGGAACTACGTCACGGCGACGTTCAATGGCGCGATGTTGAAGCTTTATACGAATGGCGCGGTAGCCGCCACCGCGCCGCATGCCGCGGCAATTGCAGCGAATCAGAGCAATATGATAATCGGCCCGCAGGCCGGCGCTTCGCCCTTTTCGGGCTCTGTCGTGGTTGATGAACTTGCCCTCCACCGCCGCGCTCTGGCTGCGGAGGAAATTCGTGAAATCTTCAACTCGTCTCGTTCGGGCCGATGCCTGCCCCCGCCGCAGGTTGTATCCAACCCCCTGAGCCAGGCGATCCCTGAAGGCGAAGATTTGCTGCTGCAAGTGACGGCAACAGGCGGCAAGCCCGTTTCCTACCAATGGAGTTTCAATAGAACCAACATTCCACATGCCACAGGCCGGACGTTGCATATCCCTCGGATTGAAGCTGCCCAGGCGGGGTTCTACTCTGTCTCGATCAGCAACCGGACCGGCATGGTGGTGAGTTCCAGCGCGCACGTGAAGGTGGTCGCGGCAAACAGCTGCATGGAATCCCCCGCAGGCTTGTTGGCGTGGTGGCCCGGGGACGGATCGACAATTGAAATCGTGAGCGGGCGAACAGCCACTGCGTTGGGGGCCCGGTACAGCACGGGGAAAGTCGCGCAAGCTTTCAATCTTACTGGAGGTGGTATCAGACTGCCGCATTATCCTGAGCTCGAAGGTTTCGCAGAGGCCAGCTTTAGCCTGGAGGCGTGGGTACGGCTGAGTACGAATCCTACAATCCGCTGGCTGGGCACTCCGGAATTTGTTATTGCCGACAACCGCGGCGTGGCGATCCCCCAGCCTCCGACGCCGGAAACAGCGAGTTATGTTTTTGCAGTCAACAACGGGCAGCTTGTTTTCTCGTTCGAGTCAGCCGGGCCGTTGCCTAAAGTGACTTCGCAGAGTGTGTCGGGCGGACCTGAATTGCGCGACGGCGTCTACCATCATGTGGCCGTCTCGTTTCAGCGCGGTGCAACAAACCAATGCATTCTCTATGTGGACGGGCGCGTTGTGGCGTCCGTGAAATCCACGAACCTGTTCCGTGGCACAATCCCGAATCTGGGTCCTGCTTTTCTAGGACAGCGAAGTTTCAGTTTTTATCCGAAGCCCGCTGGCCCGCAATTCGGCGAGCTGGACGAGCTGGCACTCTATGATCGCGCGCTGCATGGGGCCGAAATCGAGGCTATTGCACGCAACGGCCGGGCCGGCAAATGCAAAGAGCTGCCATCCATCATTGTTCAACCCGCCGAAGAGTCTGTTCGCGCGAACCTGCAATTCGTTGCGAATGAAAGAGTGGTCGAATTCTCGGGCTCCCCCGACGGATTCTATCACGTGCAAATGTCAACGAACCTTGTCGATTGGGTGACTATCGGAACCGCGGTGCGCGTGAATGGTGCGCGTTTTCAGTTCGTGCACGCAGATGCGAAAGCTGAGCCTTCCTGTTTCTATCGATTCATCGAAGCAGGGCACTGA
- a CDS encoding DUF3616 domain-containing protein encodes MKTAFLTLTLAAATPAGAEDLTAYLRAVDASAAVAIDDSRFAAASDEENVIRIYNRENSAEPLQEIGLSAFLQVDPASPETDIEAAARIGQRVFWITSHGRNKDGKYRGSRYRFFATDIDLNQPKLLVPRGEPYKDLLRDLLAHKPLEKFGLSAASRLAPKAPGGLNIEGLVATPDGHLLIGFRSPVPNGQALIVPLLNPDQMIQGTAAKLGTPIQLKLNGLGIRSMDFWDGEYGIVAGSTEGNERFELFRWKGGDAVPVRVVGGIPGTVNAESLVLWPDANRGLQFLSDDSGEPQNAPKRLKKLKGAKSFRSASIPVD; translated from the coding sequence ATGAAAACTGCGTTCCTCACTCTGACGCTCGCCGCAGCAACCCCGGCCGGTGCGGAGGACCTGACCGCTTACCTGCGGGCCGTCGATGCGTCTGCGGCCGTTGCCATTGATGATTCGCGTTTCGCCGCAGCCAGCGATGAGGAGAACGTGATTCGCATTTACAATCGCGAGAACTCCGCCGAACCGCTCCAGGAAATCGGTTTGTCCGCATTTCTCCAGGTCGATCCCGCTTCGCCCGAAACAGACATCGAGGCGGCCGCAAGAATCGGACAGCGCGTGTTCTGGATTACTTCACACGGCCGGAACAAGGACGGGAAATATCGCGGCAGCCGATATCGGTTCTTTGCCACTGACATTGACCTCAACCAACCGAAACTCCTGGTTCCCAGGGGCGAGCCTTACAAGGATCTGTTGCGGGATCTGCTCGCTCACAAGCCGCTGGAGAAATTTGGTCTTTCAGCGGCATCACGCCTGGCGCCCAAGGCCCCGGGAGGCCTGAACATTGAAGGATTAGTGGCGACACCCGACGGCCATCTGCTGATCGGTTTTCGCAGCCCCGTTCCGAACGGCCAGGCCCTGATTGTTCCATTGTTGAATCCGGACCAAATGATTCAGGGAACCGCAGCGAAACTTGGAACTCCGATTCAACTCAAGCTCAACGGTCTCGGAATTCGAAGCATGGATTTCTGGGACGGCGAATACGGAATTGTCGCCGGTTCGACGGAAGGAAATGAGAGATTTGAACTATTCCGCTGGAAAGGTGGCGATGCCGTTCCCGTCCGAGTGGTGGGCGGGATTCCGGGAACCGTGAACGCGGAATCGCTTGTCCTTTGGCCCGACGCAAATCGTGGCCTGCAATTTCTCAGCGACGACAGTGGAGAGCCTCAGAACGCGCCGAAGCGATTGAAGAAGCTGAAGGGAGCAAAGTCGTTTCGGTCCGCCAGCATCCCGGTCGATTGA
- a CDS encoding ankyrin repeat domain-containing protein, whose protein sequence is MLVTLSRQNLAGIRGFAAGDTQPVPVPKTVGEVITDEEEQEIRRIQAMIQNSPDLINASPATSRTPLANAAEKGHVHVATFLINNGANVNQASDGAVPLYYAARAGHKTMVDLLLKHGAEVMARNITSETALHVASARGYKAVVESLIAAKADVNARRAQGRTPLHDAAEGGFVPVAEALIINKADVNARTSHGQNPVHLAAAKGHTEIIAVLLQHGAEADAADQSDSTPLFQAVTYGHLRTVEVLLAAKANPNHLNQGGSPLSIAAQVSLEMVERLLTAGADPNRGSRNLPLSSAIEFGNPERLTICGTLLRAGADPNISAEQFLRRGRIEDVIGPTPAISAIQLAMARKESSLVLLMLKHKADPNTLSLRGQPIIRQAIAERMTDVALALLEAGADPQREDGTVLMFAIAARMQPVVEELIKRGVPINRRFQWNLGTESPLGLAISLKKGEPALADQYAAIADLLRQQGALENPPDFTRITIQRNGAGLKTVFWRGTNDWNHFTLLDAILVNYSHPMSPPTFPDFADLTIIRQLPGTSETRQTLNILRADGTIDCEKNVPLEWGDVIEIPEREHTLDERWTGLPQDQVQSLHNCVKGTVELRFRDKQVFIAVYPFESSRLCNVLESAQAKAILLSSSDLSRVKITRTAENGTRKVWTISCIAKSPSQALPPQPHMGGGSRLVLNGSVPPPDELHLRDGDIIEVPER, encoded by the coding sequence ATGCTCGTCACGTTGAGCCGCCAGAACCTGGCTGGCATTCGCGGTTTTGCGGCGGGGGACACACAGCCAGTCCCCGTTCCGAAAACGGTTGGCGAGGTTATAACAGACGAAGAGGAACAGGAGATTCGGCGTATTCAGGCGATGATCCAGAACAGCCCAGACTTGATCAACGCCAGTCCTGCCACCTCTCGCACCCCGCTCGCAAATGCCGCAGAGAAAGGACACGTCCATGTGGCCACTTTCCTGATCAACAACGGCGCAAACGTGAATCAGGCTTCAGACGGCGCCGTGCCTCTGTATTACGCAGCCAGGGCGGGACACAAAACCATGGTCGACCTGTTGCTGAAACACGGCGCGGAAGTCATGGCGCGAAACATCACGAGCGAAACCGCTCTGCATGTGGCGTCGGCGCGCGGATACAAAGCCGTCGTTGAATCCTTGATCGCCGCAAAAGCCGACGTGAATGCAAGACGGGCGCAGGGGCGCACACCGTTGCACGACGCGGCAGAGGGAGGATTTGTCCCTGTGGCTGAGGCCTTGATAATAAACAAGGCTGACGTGAATGCCCGGACTTCGCATGGTCAGAATCCCGTTCACCTTGCAGCCGCGAAAGGACACACCGAAATCATCGCTGTGCTCCTGCAACATGGCGCCGAAGCGGATGCGGCCGATCAATCGGATTCAACGCCGTTGTTTCAGGCAGTAACGTACGGCCACCTTAGGACAGTTGAGGTGTTGCTCGCGGCAAAAGCGAACCCAAACCACCTGAACCAAGGCGGGAGCCCCCTCAGCATAGCGGCACAAGTTTCGCTGGAAATGGTGGAGAGGTTGCTGACCGCTGGCGCAGACCCTAATCGCGGCTCACGGAATTTACCACTGAGCAGTGCGATTGAATTTGGGAATCCAGAGAGACTTACAATTTGCGGAACCCTGCTTCGCGCAGGGGCTGATCCGAATATTTCGGCTGAACAATTTCTTCGCCGCGGAAGGATTGAAGACGTGATCGGTCCGACGCCCGCGATTTCCGCAATACAACTTGCTATGGCGCGAAAGGAGAGCTCACTCGTCCTGCTCATGCTGAAGCATAAAGCCGATCCCAACACACTGAGTCTTCGCGGCCAACCGATAATCCGTCAGGCGATTGCAGAGCGAATGACGGACGTGGCTCTGGCGTTGTTGGAAGCAGGAGCCGATCCTCAGCGGGAGGATGGAACCGTATTGATGTTTGCGATCGCGGCCAGGATGCAGCCGGTTGTTGAGGAACTCATCAAGCGTGGTGTGCCCATCAATCGCCGATTTCAATGGAACCTAGGAACGGAGTCGCCGCTAGGTTTGGCCATAAGCCTCAAGAAAGGGGAACCGGCACTGGCTGACCAATACGCAGCGATCGCCGACCTTCTTCGCCAGCAGGGCGCGCTCGAGAATCCTCCAGATTTCACACGCATCACTATTCAACGCAATGGCGCCGGCTTGAAAACGGTCTTCTGGCGCGGCACGAACGATTGGAACCATTTCACGTTGCTTGACGCGATTCTCGTAAACTACAGCCACCCCATGAGCCCCCCGACATTTCCGGATTTTGCCGATCTCACCATTATTCGTCAGCTCCCAGGCACGAGCGAAACCCGCCAAACCTTGAATATTCTTCGCGCGGACGGAACGATCGATTGTGAAAAGAACGTTCCGCTGGAATGGGGGGATGTCATAGAAATCCCCGAGCGTGAACATACATTGGACGAACGGTGGACGGGTCTGCCTCAAGACCAGGTTCAATCTCTCCACAACTGCGTCAAAGGAACTGTCGAACTGAGATTTCGCGATAAACAGGTTTTCATTGCTGTTTACCCATTTGAATCATCCCGCCTGTGCAACGTCTTGGAGTCGGCCCAGGCAAAAGCAATCCTGCTCTCCTCATCCGACCTCTCCCGCGTCAAGATCACGAGGACCGCTGAGAACGGCACGCGAAAGGTATGGACAATCAGTTGCATTGCGAAATCGCCGAGTCAGGCTCTCCCACCCCAGCCTCACATGGGCGGCGGCAGCAGGCTCGTTCTTAACGGATCCGTCCCCCCGCCAGACGAGTTGCACCTGCGCGACGGCGACATCATCGAAGTTCCAGAACGGTAA
- a CDS encoding response regulator transcription factor → MSRILIIEDETPMRVALADALASESYRVLTANDGESGLERALSEKPDLILLDVMMPKLNGLEVCAALRQVSNPVPILMLTAKGQVEDRVTGLDMGADDYLVKPFSRDELLARVRAMLRRVERQVKTARVLKFGEVEVDLIRQTAIRGKTQLHLTAKEFAMLRLMAESEGEPVSRERFLDAAWGYASFPTTRTVDSHVASLRRKLERDPDSPRFIRTVHGVGYRLEL, encoded by the coding sequence ATGTCCCGCATCCTGATCATCGAAGACGAGACACCCATGCGTGTCGCCCTCGCCGACGCGCTTGCGTCTGAATCCTACCGCGTTCTGACCGCGAACGATGGGGAGTCGGGCCTCGAGCGCGCGCTGTCCGAGAAACCTGATCTCATCCTGCTCGACGTGATGATGCCGAAGCTGAACGGTTTGGAGGTGTGCGCGGCGCTTCGACAGGTTTCCAATCCCGTGCCGATCCTGATGCTGACTGCAAAAGGCCAGGTTGAAGACCGTGTGACGGGCCTCGACATGGGAGCCGACGATTACCTCGTCAAGCCATTCAGCCGCGACGAATTGCTGGCGAGGGTGCGCGCGATGTTGCGCCGTGTCGAACGCCAGGTCAAAACGGCCCGGGTTTTGAAGTTCGGTGAAGTGGAAGTCGATCTCATCCGTCAAACCGCGATTCGCGGAAAAACCCAGCTCCATCTCACGGCAAAGGAGTTTGCGATGCTGCGATTAATGGCAGAATCGGAAGGCGAGCCTGTTTCTCGCGAGCGCTTCCTCGATGCCGCGTGGGGTTACGCATCGTTTCCAACGACGCGCACAGTGGACAGCCACGTTGCGAGCCTTCGCCGCAAGCTCGAACGCGATCCTGATTCACCGCGCTTCATTCGCACGGTCCATGGCGTTGGATATCGCCTCGAACTATGA